A genomic region of Mycobacterium sp. Aquia_213 contains the following coding sequences:
- a CDS encoding GMC family oxidoreductase produces the protein MDIQCDYLVVGTGSAGSVVASRLSADPATSVLALEAGPPDKNRFIKIPAGYVKLLRSEIDWGYLTEPQSELGGREIYWPRGKVLGGCSSINAGMWVRGFDADYDEWARRAGPQWSFAEMIGYFRRIENVTEAWHFVNGDESGVTGPVHISRQRSPRTSTAAWLAAARECGFPAAQPNSSRPEGFCETVVTQSRGARCSSADAYLKPAMRRKNLTVLTAATTTRVLFDGTRAVGVEFERDGHLCVAHARREVVLCGGAINSPQLLLLSGVGDRDHLDEHGIDLVYHSPQVGQNLIDHLTTRLGFHVDAGSLFAAEKPRELINYLLRRRGMLTSSIAEAYGFVRSRPELDLPDLELMFCPAPFYGEGFDEPDAHGVVFGPVLVAPESRGRITLRSADPHDKPVIDPRYLSDPGGVDRAAMMEGLRMCARIAAAPALKGLLGPIAQPRDCTELDEAALESVLDNSAHTLYHPLGSCRMGSDQASVVDPQLRVRGVDGLRVADASVMPGTIRGHTHAPSVLIGEKAADLITG, from the coding sequence ATGGATATTCAGTGCGACTACCTGGTGGTCGGTACCGGCTCGGCCGGCTCTGTGGTGGCCAGTCGACTGAGCGCCGATCCGGCGACTTCGGTACTCGCGCTCGAGGCGGGTCCGCCCGACAAGAATAGGTTCATCAAGATCCCGGCGGGCTACGTCAAGCTGCTCCGCAGCGAGATCGACTGGGGCTACCTGACCGAGCCGCAGAGTGAACTGGGCGGACGCGAAATCTATTGGCCCAGAGGCAAGGTGCTGGGTGGTTGCTCATCGATCAACGCGGGCATGTGGGTACGCGGATTCGACGCCGACTACGACGAGTGGGCGAGGCGAGCCGGACCGCAATGGTCATTCGCCGAGATGATCGGATACTTCCGCCGGATCGAGAACGTCACCGAGGCGTGGCACTTTGTCAATGGTGACGAGAGCGGGGTGACCGGTCCGGTGCACATTTCCCGGCAGCGCAGCCCGCGGACTTCGACTGCGGCGTGGCTGGCCGCGGCGCGCGAATGCGGCTTTCCCGCCGCGCAGCCGAACTCGTCACGGCCGGAGGGCTTTTGCGAGACCGTCGTCACGCAGAGCCGGGGCGCCCGGTGCAGCAGCGCCGACGCGTATCTGAAACCGGCGATGCGCCGCAAGAACCTCACCGTGCTGACCGCGGCCACCACTACCCGGGTGCTGTTTGACGGAACCCGGGCAGTCGGTGTGGAATTCGAGCGCGACGGCCACCTTTGCGTTGCCCACGCGCGCCGCGAGGTAGTGCTCTGCGGCGGTGCCATCAACAGCCCTCAGCTGTTGCTGCTATCCGGCGTCGGCGATCGCGATCATCTCGACGAGCACGGCATCGACCTCGTCTACCACTCGCCGCAGGTGGGGCAGAACCTGATCGACCACCTCACTACCCGGCTGGGTTTCCATGTCGACGCCGGCAGCTTGTTCGCCGCCGAAAAGCCGAGGGAGTTGATCAATTACCTGCTGCGGCGCCGCGGCATGCTGACCTCCAGCATCGCCGAGGCGTATGGGTTCGTCCGCAGCCGACCGGAATTGGACCTCCCCGACCTCGAGCTGATGTTTTGCCCGGCGCCCTTCTACGGCGAGGGATTTGATGAGCCGGACGCGCACGGGGTGGTGTTCGGGCCTGTCCTGGTGGCACCGGAAAGCCGCGGCCGGATCACGCTGCGGTCCGCCGATCCGCACGACAAGCCGGTGATCGATCCGCGCTACCTGTCGGACCCGGGCGGCGTCGACCGGGCAGCGATGATGGAAGGGCTGCGAATGTGCGCCCGGATTGCCGCGGCGCCCGCGTTGAAAGGCCTGCTGGGCCCCATCGCGCAGCCGCGGGACTGCACCGAGCTGGACGAGGCCGCCCTCGAAAGTGTGCTCGACAACAGTGCCCACACTTTGTATCACCCACTGGGCAGCTGCCGGATGGGCAGCGACCAGGCCAGCGTGGTGGATCCGCAGCTGCGGGTGCGGGGCGTCGACGGGCTTCGGGTGGCCGACGCCTCGGTGATGCCCGGCACGATTCGGGGCCACACCCATGCGCCGTCGGTGCTGATCGGGGAGAAGGCCGCCGACCTGATCACCGGCTGA
- a CDS encoding alpha/beta fold hydrolase, with protein sequence MTMNAKRRRVHERLAGMPGVRPVRRPISPGSADEFDLYYVRTGRKSAHPLVIIPGGPGVASMQVYKGLRRRAALAGLDVIMIEHRGIGMSRHDDSGADLPPEAITVDQVVDDIAAVLDDAHVGSAVIYGTSYGSYISAGFGVRHPGRVHAMILDSPLLSRHDIVAVRDAVRGLLFDGDTPETAALAPKVRKLIDTGVMAGTAGEIATTIYAYGGAPLLDRELDLLLSGRKTLWRMLSRFSGVVSLNVAYRHEIDLVSRIAFRELDYGAEPDGLPLDPAVALREIISETDAFEAEPYDLVAEMPKFTWPTVVVSGGRDMVTPRAVAERVASLVPNALLLALPTMAHSAIDFRESAALVIAEAVCRGEIDQLAGRGSELDALPARPAMRLLWKAVEVAAIAEGALPVVTPLWRRLRSA encoded by the coding sequence ATGACCATGAACGCGAAACGGCGCCGGGTGCACGAAAGGCTTGCGGGAATGCCCGGCGTCCGCCCGGTGCGCAGGCCGATATCGCCAGGCAGCGCGGACGAATTCGATCTGTACTACGTGCGCACCGGGCGCAAGTCCGCGCACCCGCTGGTCATCATCCCGGGAGGGCCGGGGGTGGCGTCGATGCAGGTCTACAAGGGTCTGCGGCGGCGCGCCGCCCTCGCCGGTCTCGACGTCATCATGATCGAGCACCGCGGGATCGGCATGTCGCGTCATGACGACTCCGGCGCAGATCTGCCGCCCGAAGCGATCACCGTCGATCAGGTTGTCGACGACATCGCTGCCGTGCTCGACGACGCCCATGTGGGCTCCGCCGTCATCTACGGAACGTCGTACGGCTCCTATATCTCGGCGGGCTTCGGCGTACGCCATCCCGGCCGGGTGCACGCGATGATTCTCGATTCGCCGCTGCTGTCTCGACACGACATCGTGGCCGTGCGCGACGCCGTGCGCGGCCTGCTGTTCGACGGCGATACTCCGGAAACCGCCGCATTGGCCCCCAAGGTCCGCAAGCTGATCGACACCGGGGTGATGGCCGGGACGGCGGGAGAGATCGCCACCACCATCTACGCCTACGGCGGAGCTCCGCTGCTGGACCGCGAACTCGACTTGTTGCTCAGTGGCCGAAAGACGTTGTGGCGGATGCTGTCCCGCTTCTCCGGCGTCGTCAGTCTCAATGTCGCATACCGCCACGAAATCGATCTGGTGAGCCGCATCGCCTTCCGCGAACTCGACTACGGGGCCGAACCCGACGGTCTGCCGCTCGATCCGGCTGTAGCTTTGCGCGAAATCATCAGTGAGACAGATGCTTTCGAGGCAGAGCCGTATGATCTCGTGGCGGAGATGCCGAAGTTCACGTGGCCCACGGTCGTGGTTTCCGGCGGGCGCGACATGGTGACACCGCGGGCGGTGGCAGAGCGTGTGGCATCGCTGGTGCCGAACGCGCTGTTATTGGCGTTGCCGACGATGGCGCACAGCGCGATCGACTTTCGTGAGTCCGCCGCTCTGGTGATCGCCGAGGCGGTGTGCCGCGGCGAAATCGATCAGCTGGCCGGTCGGGGATCGGAGCTGGACGCGCTGCCGGCCCGCCCCGCCATGCGCTTGCTGTGGAAGGCAGTCGAGGTGGCCGCGATCGCCGAGGGTGCGCTGCCGGTGGTGACGCCGCTGTGGCGGCGGCTCAGGTCCGCATGA
- a CDS encoding ABC transporter family substrate-binding protein, with protein sequence MTRLPRARKVAALALALVVLVTGCSSGYQELPETRAAQLGASSDMNPRDPATLRDGGNLRLPLTAFPDNFNQLNIDGNTSDTAAVLGATQPGAFMTQADGTLNLNTDYFTGAELTGTNPQTVTYTINPKATWSDGTPITWEDLKSEVDACNGRDKKFLIASRAGFERVKSVTRGVDDRQAVVTFSDPYAEWRGMFAGGIQPRSMTANPEVFNKGQLEAPGPSAGPFIVSTLDRTAQRIVLTRNPRWWGRKPRLDSITFLVLDVSAIIPALQNKAIDAAGITTLDDMVTAQRTPGIVIRRAPAPTWFHFTFNGAEGSIMADERLRLAVCQGIDRQAVVDVVEHGLTTHPVPLNNHVFVAGQVGYQNNSAPGAYNPDKARRDLDAMGWKLNGAIREKDGKQLVVRDVLFDAPSNRQIAMVAQNSLAQIGVKLVLDLKAGNGFFSQYIGVGDFDIAQFGWEGNAFPLSALPQIYTSDGDSNFGRIGNAAIDAKIAETLSELDQDKARVLANQVDAMIWQEGFNLPLFQSPGNRAVRHDLANYGAAGLADVDYTAIGFMRT encoded by the coding sequence GTGACACGCCTACCGAGAGCCCGCAAGGTCGCGGCGCTGGCCTTGGCGCTCGTGGTGCTGGTCACCGGCTGCTCGAGTGGCTATCAGGAGCTGCCGGAGACCCGGGCCGCTCAGCTCGGGGCCAGCAGTGACATGAACCCGCGAGACCCCGCCACGCTGCGTGACGGCGGTAACCTGCGACTCCCGCTGACAGCATTCCCGGACAACTTCAATCAGCTGAACATCGACGGCAATACCTCCGACACCGCCGCGGTGCTCGGGGCCACGCAGCCCGGGGCGTTCATGACCCAGGCGGATGGGACGCTGAATCTCAATACCGACTACTTCACCGGTGCCGAACTGACCGGGACCAACCCCCAAACCGTCACGTACACAATCAATCCGAAAGCAACATGGAGCGACGGAACTCCAATCACGTGGGAAGATCTCAAGTCGGAGGTTGACGCGTGCAACGGCCGCGACAAGAAGTTCTTGATCGCCAGCCGGGCCGGGTTCGAACGCGTGAAATCGGTGACCAGAGGTGTCGACGACCGACAAGCAGTGGTCACCTTCTCCGATCCGTACGCCGAATGGCGGGGGATGTTCGCCGGCGGGATACAACCTCGCAGCATGACGGCCAACCCGGAGGTCTTCAACAAGGGCCAGCTCGAGGCCCCCGGCCCGTCGGCCGGGCCGTTCATCGTGTCCACGCTCGACCGGACCGCACAGCGCATCGTGCTGACCCGCAACCCCCGATGGTGGGGCCGCAAGCCGAGGCTGGATTCGATCACGTTCCTGGTGCTCGACGTCTCCGCCATCATTCCCGCGCTGCAGAACAAGGCGATCGATGCCGCGGGCATCACCACGCTCGACGACATGGTGACGGCGCAGCGCACGCCGGGCATCGTGATCCGGCGCGCGCCGGCCCCCACCTGGTTCCACTTCACGTTCAATGGCGCCGAGGGGTCGATCATGGCCGACGAGCGGCTGCGATTGGCGGTGTGCCAGGGTATCGATCGCCAGGCCGTCGTCGACGTCGTCGAGCACGGTTTGACCACACACCCCGTGCCGCTGAACAACCACGTCTTCGTGGCCGGACAGGTCGGCTACCAAAACAACAGTGCACCAGGCGCTTACAACCCGGATAAGGCCCGCAGAGACTTGGATGCCATGGGCTGGAAGCTCAACGGCGCGATACGCGAGAAGGACGGCAAGCAGCTCGTCGTGCGCGACGTGCTCTTCGACGCACCGTCCAACCGGCAGATTGCCATGGTTGCGCAGAACAGCCTGGCGCAGATCGGCGTGAAGCTGGTGCTCGACCTCAAAGCCGGCAATGGTTTCTTCAGCCAATACATCGGCGTCGGTGACTTCGATATCGCTCAATTCGGTTGGGAAGGAAACGCTTTCCCGTTGTCCGCACTTCCGCAGATTTACACCTCGGACGGTGACAGCAACTTCGGCAGGATCGGCAATGCCGCGATCGATGCGAAGATCGCCGAGACATTGTCGGAGCTGGACCAGGACAAGGCGCGGGTTCTGGCCAATCAGGTGGACGCGATGATCTGGCAGGAAGGCTTCAACCTGCCGCTGTTCCAGTCGCCCGGCAACAGGGCGGTACGACACGATTTGGCCAACTACGGTGCAGCCGGCCTGGCCGACGTGGATTACACCGCAATCGGATTCATGCGGACCTGA
- a CDS encoding dipeptide ABC transporter ATP-binding protein, which yields MTALLEVTDLSVTFDTGDARVPAVRGATYHIDPGEVLAIVGESGSGKSTAAMAVVGLLPEYAEVSGSVRLEGQELLGLGDQEMSRIRGKTIGTVFQDPMSALTPVYTVGDQIAEAIRVHHRDVSRAAARTRAVELLELVGIAQPDRRAKAFPHELSGGERQRVVIAIAIANDPDLLICDEPTTALDVTVQAQILDVLRTARDVTGAGVLIITHDLGVVAEFADRALVMYAGREVEIATVDDLYRDRRMPYTVGLLGSVPRLDAPQGTRLVPIPGAPPNLATLAPDACPFTPRCPLALDECRSAEPALITVSEDHQAACIRTDDVAGRAAAEIFHVTTAPPAIDSAADQNATVLRVVDLSKTYPLTKGVVFRRRVGEVRAVDGVSFTLEQGRTLAIVGESGSGKSTTLQQILELNAPQSGSIEVLGADVAALNPEGRRALRRDIQVVFQDPVASLDPRLPVSEVIAEPLQANGFRKGDTDARVAELLDIVGLRHADAARYPAEFSGGQKQRIGIARALALQPKILALDEPVSALDVSIQAGIINLLLDLQERFSLSYLFVSHDLSVVKHLAHQVVVMYRGAIVEQGDGDEVFANPQHEYTRRLLDAVPRAHPEGGSG from the coding sequence ATGACGGCACTGCTGGAGGTGACCGACCTCAGCGTCACCTTCGACACCGGGGATGCGCGGGTGCCCGCGGTGCGCGGGGCGACCTACCACATCGATCCGGGCGAAGTGCTCGCCATCGTCGGTGAATCGGGCTCCGGCAAAAGCACCGCCGCGATGGCGGTAGTCGGGTTGCTGCCCGAATACGCCGAGGTATCGGGTTCGGTTCGGCTGGAAGGCCAGGAGCTGCTCGGGCTGGGAGACCAGGAAATGTCACGGATCCGCGGCAAGACGATCGGCACCGTGTTCCAAGACCCGATGTCGGCGTTGACTCCCGTCTACACCGTCGGGGACCAGATAGCGGAAGCCATCAGGGTGCACCACCGTGACGTCAGCCGGGCCGCTGCCCGGACGCGGGCCGTGGAGCTACTCGAGCTGGTCGGTATCGCGCAGCCGGACCGCCGCGCAAAAGCGTTCCCCCACGAGCTATCCGGCGGCGAGCGCCAGCGGGTGGTGATCGCGATCGCGATCGCCAACGATCCGGACCTGCTGATCTGTGACGAGCCCACCACCGCGCTCGACGTCACCGTACAGGCCCAGATTCTCGACGTGCTGCGCACGGCGCGCGATGTCACCGGCGCGGGCGTATTGATCATCACCCACGACCTGGGGGTGGTCGCGGAGTTCGCCGACCGGGCATTGGTCATGTACGCCGGACGTGAGGTCGAGATCGCGACCGTCGACGATCTGTACCGAGACCGTCGCATGCCCTACACGGTCGGGCTGCTCGGTTCGGTGCCGCGGCTGGACGCCCCGCAGGGCACACGGCTGGTTCCGATTCCCGGTGCACCCCCCAACCTGGCGACGCTGGCACCCGATGCCTGTCCGTTCACGCCCCGTTGTCCGCTGGCGCTCGACGAATGTCGTTCGGCTGAGCCAGCTCTGATCACAGTTTCCGAAGACCACCAGGCGGCCTGTATCCGTACCGACGACGTCGCGGGTCGCGCTGCCGCCGAAATCTTCCACGTGACCACCGCGCCGCCGGCCATCGATAGCGCAGCAGACCAAAACGCAACGGTGCTACGCGTTGTCGACCTTTCCAAGACCTACCCGCTGACCAAGGGCGTGGTCTTTCGCAGGCGGGTGGGTGAGGTGCGCGCGGTCGACGGCGTCAGCTTCACCCTGGAACAGGGCCGCACGCTGGCGATCGTCGGGGAATCCGGTTCGGGTAAATCGACTACCCTGCAACAGATCTTGGAACTGAACGCGCCACAATCGGGTTCGATTGAGGTTCTCGGCGCCGACGTCGCCGCGTTGAATCCGGAGGGCCGGCGTGCGCTGCGGCGCGATATTCAGGTGGTGTTCCAAGACCCGGTGGCGTCCCTGGACCCACGACTACCCGTTTCCGAAGTCATCGCTGAACCATTGCAGGCGAACGGATTCCGCAAGGGCGACACCGACGCGCGAGTGGCCGAGCTGCTGGACATCGTCGGGTTGCGGCACGCCGACGCAGCCCGCTATCCGGCCGAGTTCTCCGGTGGACAAAAACAGCGCATCGGTATCGCGCGCGCGCTGGCGTTACAGCCCAAGATATTGGCGCTCGACGAGCCGGTGTCGGCGCTGGACGTCTCGATCCAGGCTGGGATCATCAACCTGCTGCTCGACCTGCAAGAGCGGTTCAGTCTGTCGTATCTGTTTGTCTCACATGATCTTTCCGTCGTCAAACACCTGGCGCACCAGGTGGTGGTGATGTACCGGGGTGCCATAGTCGAACAGGGCGACGGCGACGAGGTCTTCGCCAACCCACAACACGAATACACCCGGCGACTCCTCGACGCCGTTCCGCGAGCGCATCCCGAAGGCGGCTCCGGTTAA
- a CDS encoding ABC transporter permease, translated as MSPEAAPVRSGVHPVATFTSRRTLLIRRFFRNKPAAVALILLALAFIGCYALPPLLPHSYTELDLHALLQPPSPRHWFGTNALGQDLLARTLTGMQKSLLIGVCVAAISTTIAATVGSIAGYFGGWRDRALMWLVDLLLVVPSFLLIAIVTPRTKHSNSVLWLIVLLAAFGWMVSSRMVRGLTMSLREREFVRAARYMGVSSRRVIMHHIVPNVASILIIDATLNVGFAILAETGLSFLGFGVQPPDVSLGTLIAEGTPSVTTFPWVFLFPGSALILIVLCANLAGDGLRDAIDPSAKPSRRKRRKPVGRPQ; from the coding sequence ATGAGTCCAGAGGCCGCGCCGGTGCGCTCCGGCGTCCACCCGGTCGCCACGTTCACGTCGCGCCGAACCCTGTTGATACGCCGCTTCTTTCGCAACAAACCCGCAGCGGTGGCACTGATTCTGCTGGCGCTGGCGTTCATCGGCTGCTACGCGTTGCCGCCGCTATTGCCGCACAGCTATACCGAGCTGGACCTGCACGCACTGCTGCAGCCACCGTCGCCGCGACACTGGTTCGGCACCAACGCACTGGGCCAGGACCTGCTGGCCCGCACGCTGACCGGCATGCAGAAGTCGCTACTGATCGGCGTTTGCGTGGCGGCGATCTCGACCACCATCGCCGCCACCGTCGGATCGATCGCGGGCTATTTCGGCGGCTGGCGCGACCGAGCCCTGATGTGGCTGGTGGACCTGCTGCTCGTGGTGCCCAGCTTCCTGCTCATTGCCATCGTCACGCCGCGCACCAAACATTCGAACAGCGTTCTGTGGCTCATCGTGCTCCTCGCGGCGTTCGGCTGGATGGTCAGCTCACGGATGGTACGCGGCCTGACGATGAGCCTGCGGGAACGCGAATTCGTCCGCGCGGCAAGATATATGGGAGTGTCAAGCCGACGGGTGATCATGCATCACATCGTGCCGAATGTCGCCTCGATCCTGATCATCGACGCGACGCTCAACGTGGGTTTCGCGATCCTGGCCGAAACCGGGTTGAGCTTCTTGGGATTCGGTGTTCAGCCTCCGGACGTCTCGCTCGGCACGCTGATCGCGGAAGGCACTCCCTCGGTGACCACCTTCCCCTGGGTCTTCCTGTTCCCGGGCTCGGCGTTGATATTGATTGTGTTGTGCGCCAACCTCGCCGGTGACGGACTGCGCGACGCGATCGATCCGAGCGCGAAGCCATCACGCCGTAAAAGGCGGAAGCCAGTTGGGCGGCCGCAATGA
- a CDS encoding ABC transporter permease, whose protein sequence is MIRYLARRFLNYVVLLVLASFLTFLLTSQTFHPLDSFVQRHPTPPPEAIHAKAVALGLDQPVVIRYANWISGVVQGDFGVTVSGHPVSQELWRRVGVSLRLVVTGSVLGTLIGVIVGAWGAVRQYRLSDRVITVLSLVVLSIPSFVLASLLILGALRVNMFAGVGIFQYTGETSPLPPSGTVDELIERLQHIVLPTLTLALGAIAGFSRYQRNAMLDVLGEDFIRTARAKGLTRREALFKHGLRTALIPMATLFAYGVSGLVVGAVFVEKIFGWHGMGEWVVSGIATQDANVVAAITLFSGAAVLLAGLLSDVIYAALDPRVRVS, encoded by the coding sequence ATGATCCGGTACCTCGCCCGGCGCTTCCTCAACTACGTCGTCCTGCTGGTGCTGGCGTCTTTCTTGACCTTCCTGCTGACCTCGCAGACGTTTCATCCGCTCGACAGTTTTGTGCAGCGCCACCCGACGCCACCACCGGAGGCCATTCACGCCAAGGCCGTTGCGCTGGGCTTGGACCAACCGGTGGTCATCCGCTACGCAAATTGGATTTCCGGCGTGGTCCAAGGTGACTTCGGCGTGACGGTGAGCGGTCACCCGGTGTCCCAAGAGCTATGGCGCCGGGTCGGGGTGAGCCTGCGACTGGTGGTGACCGGTTCGGTGCTGGGCACGCTGATCGGCGTCATCGTGGGCGCCTGGGGTGCGGTCCGGCAGTACCGGCTCAGCGATCGGGTGATCACGGTGCTGTCGCTGGTCGTCTTGAGCATCCCGTCGTTCGTGCTGGCAAGCTTGCTCATTCTGGGCGCGCTGCGGGTCAACATGTTCGCCGGAGTGGGGATCTTCCAGTACACCGGCGAGACCTCGCCGCTGCCGCCCAGCGGAACCGTCGACGAGCTCATCGAGCGCTTGCAGCACATCGTGTTGCCCACCCTCACCCTGGCCCTGGGCGCCATCGCGGGTTTCAGCCGCTACCAACGGAATGCGATGCTCGACGTGCTCGGCGAGGACTTCATCCGAACCGCGCGGGCGAAGGGCCTGACCCGCCGCGAGGCGCTGTTCAAACACGGTCTGCGCACCGCACTGATTCCGATGGCCACCCTGTTCGCCTATGGCGTGAGCGGGCTGGTTGTCGGCGCGGTGTTCGTCGAGAAGATCTTCGGCTGGCACGGCATGGGCGAATGGGTTGTGTCAGGAATCGCGACCCAGGACGCGAACGTCGTCGCCGCGATCACGCTTTTCTCCGGCGCGGCCGTTCTGCTGGCGGGATTGTTGTCCGACGTCATCTACGCGGCCCTGGATCCGAGGGTGCGGGTTTCATGA
- a CDS encoding lsr2/espR transcriptional regulator has translation MESKPLYKLKADFFKTLGHPARIRILELLVERDRSVGELLVSDVGLEASNLSQQLAVLRRAGVVVADRDGNVVTYSIASPDIAELLAVARKVLARVLTDRVAVLADLRVDGTPN, from the coding sequence GTGGAATCGAAGCCCCTTTACAAGCTCAAAGCCGATTTTTTCAAGACACTTGGGCACCCGGCGCGAATCAGGATTCTCGAGCTGCTGGTCGAGCGGGACCGCTCGGTGGGGGAGTTGCTGGTGTCCGATGTCGGACTGGAGGCATCGAACTTATCCCAGCAACTGGCCGTGTTGCGTCGGGCGGGAGTTGTCGTCGCAGACCGTGATGGCAACGTCGTGACCTACTCGATCGCGTCACCCGATATTGCCGAGCTGCTCGCGGTGGCGCGCAAGGTACTGGCCAGGGTGCTCACGGATCGGGTCGCGGTGCTGGCGGACCTGCGCGTGGACGGTACGCCGAATTAG
- a CDS encoding NADH-quinone oxidoreductase subunit B family protein has protein sequence MGWFVKILRVGRIAEPAAPAPPSATQPPAGVRGSLQIRHVDAGSCNGCEVEISGVFGPVYDAERFGARLVASPRHADALLVTGVVTRNMAGPLRNTLEATPRPRVVIACGDCALNRGVFKDAYAVAGAVGEVVPVDIEIAGCPPTPADIVAALRSVTGK, from the coding sequence ATGGGCTGGTTCGTCAAGATTCTTCGCGTCGGCCGGATCGCAGAGCCCGCGGCGCCCGCGCCGCCGTCGGCGACACAACCGCCGGCGGGAGTGCGAGGTTCGCTGCAGATTCGGCATGTCGATGCGGGTTCGTGCAACGGGTGTGAGGTGGAGATTTCGGGCGTGTTCGGCCCGGTGTACGACGCGGAGCGGTTCGGGGCTCGACTCGTGGCCTCGCCCCGGCACGCCGATGCGCTGCTGGTGACCGGAGTGGTGACGCGCAATATGGCCGGCCCGCTGCGCAACACCCTTGAGGCGACGCCACGCCCGCGCGTGGTGATCGCGTGCGGAGATTGCGCCTTGAATCGAGGGGTGTTCAAGGACGCCTATGCCGTCGCCGGCGCGGTGGGTGAGGTGGTGCCGGTCGATATCGAGATTGCGGGATGTCCGCCCACACCCGCCGACATCGTTGCGGCCCTGCGGTCGGTCACGGGGAAATGA